The Sphingomonas sp. G-3-2-10 DNA window GGAAGCCCGAGATGCGGCGGCGGCCCGAAAGGTCGCGGCTTTCCCAATAGGTGCGGGTCTTCGCATCGAGATGCGGGCGCAGGACGCGCTTGTACGCCTCGATATTCTCCGCGCTGTCGGCATGGCCGAAGAAGCGGTGGAAGCTGGCATGATCGGGCAGATGCTGCGCCGCCGCCTTCTTCAGGTTGTTGAGCGCGATATGCGCAGGATTGAGATCGACCGCGGTGACCGCCTTGGGGTTCGCGGTCAGGTACGAGAAGACGTTGCACCCGCCAGAGGCGATCGTGACGACATGATGGTCCGGCCCGATCTCCAGCGCTTCCATGTCGATGACCGGGTCTTCCCAGATCTGGGCATAGACGAGGCCCCGGAAGGCGAAGGTGAAAGCGCGTTCGAGCACGCCTTCCTTGGTGAGATGTTCGTGACGGTGGACGGCGCCGCGTACGGCTCCGTTCTTCGGAGCCTTTGCAATCGAACCCATGTCTGGCCTCACAGGGTAGTGCCCGCGCAATATGCCGGCTTGCGCGGGCCCTAGGCCGCGGGTGTGACAGCGTGTTTGCGTTGCCGTGGCGCCCGGGTTTCAACCGCGCGTCATTCCCGAGGCACGCCGGCCGCCTCCGGCCAGTTCGTATCGCCAAGGCGTGTCAGCTCCATCCGGAAGAAACGGCGCGGCGGCGCATTCGGCGCCACATAGTCGCCCACTTCGACCCAAGTCGTCGGCGTGATCGTGGCGGTATAGCGGATCACTGCCGGACCGGCCGGAATCTCCCAGACGAAGCCGGTGTCGCTGGGCCAGACCGGGAACTTGCCCGAGCGGCCCTGTGCGTTGCTGGTCAGCCAGTATTTCTGCGTCGCCGGGTCATAGGAGATCACGCCGAAGGCATGGAACGAGACCTTGCCATCAGCCTCGTAACCCTTGCCCTCGATCACCGTCAGCGTGCCGTCGAGAAAGGTCCCGATCCGCTCGGTCTGGGTAATACGATGCTCGGGCGCGCCCGCCTGTTGCGAGACCGCAGTGCCGCGCCACACGCCGCGCATCGGCGCGAGCTTCGTCATCGCGGCCTGCTGTGCAGCGATCGCCGCGGTGTCGGCTCCTTGCGCAAGCGCCGCCCCGGGCAGCGCGATCGAGAGGGCAAGGGCGGGCAGCAGATATTTCATGCGTCATTCTCCGGTGATTGCTCGGCTGGGCGCGGCGTGGCAGCCTCTGCGGCGATGCCCCCTGCCCGGTCCTCCCCGCTTCGCGCCGATCGCGCGCTCTGGAACAAGTCCGGTTTCGCGAAGCGTGCGCTGGCCTTCGTGAAACGCGCACCGGGGTTTCCCGCTCTGTGGATCGGCAGCGCAGCGGCATGGGGGATCATGACCGTCACCGGCGGCTTCGGCACGATCAAGATGCCGCTGGGCCAGCGCACCCTGTTCTGGCTGCTGCTGATGGGGTGGAGCGCGATCAAGTGGCAGCTCTGGTTCCTCGCCACCGTGCGCAAGCCGCGCGACTGGCTGGCGGCGGGGCTGGGCGGCGCGGTGCTGCTCAGCCTGCCGCTGCCGCTGGAAATCGAATGGTGCGCCCGCGCTGTCGGGATCGATGCGGAAGGCCCGAACCTGTGGGGCACCTGGGGCCGGGCGCTGGCGATCGGCGGCGTCATCGCCTTTGCGATCACGCTGATGATGGCGGCGACAGGGAAGCTGTTTCCGCGCCGCATCGCCGCACCAGACAACGGCCTGCTCGCCCGCGCGCGCGTCACGGCGGAAACGCTCGCGTCGATCGAGGCGGAGGATCATTATTGCCGCGTCCGCCGCACCGATGGCAGCAACGCGCTGATCCACTATCGCTTCGGCGACGCGCTGGCCGAGGTGGGCGAACTGGATGGCGCGCAGGTGCATCGCGGCGCATGGGTTGCGGCGAGCGCTGTCACCGGCGCCGAGCGCGACGGACGCCGCTGGCTGCTGGTCCTGTCGGACGGAACGAAGGTCGCAGTCAGCGCGACCTATCTGGGAGACGCCAGGGCGCGCGGATGGCTCCGCGCGCCGCTGGCCTAGAAACTACTCGACCGCGTTCTCAATCGCGTTGCCGACCTTGTCCATGCGATTGCCGACATCATCGGTAGCGTTGTCGATCGTGGTGATTGCATCATCAGCGGCGTTGCCCAGCGTGTCGCCGACCGAATCAGCGGTGTTGCCGAGCTCAGCGGCCGTATTCTCCGCATTCGAGCAGGCTGCGAGCAGTCCAAGCGGCAGGGCGAGGACAAGGATCGATTTGCGCATAAGGGTCTCCATGACGCCTTGATTCCGGGGCGAAACGATCCAGCCAGGCGGCCGTTCCGCCCCCGAACCATTCCGCGCGTCAGTCGCGGCAATAACCTTCGCCATCCTTCACCTTCAGACAGTCCTTCTTGCCCGCGAGATATTTGAGACCCGTCGCGTCACCGTCCGAAGCGCGCAATTCATGCTTGCCGTCGGGCCGGGTGAAGGAAATGCCGTCGCCCGTAGCAGCGCCATCGAACTTGCCCTTGTCGTCGAGCGTATATTGCATCTCCAGCGTATAGGCACCGTCCGCCGCGCCCTTCGACACGACCAGATAGGTGCCTTCGACACCGGTCCAGCGGCCGACCCACGAATCCCGCGACGGCGGCAGGATGGTCACGGCGTTGCCGGCGTCCTCCAGCACATTGCCCGCGCCTTCGATGATGTCCGCCGCGCCGTTGCCGATTTCGGCGCCCGCATTCTCGGCGGCATTGCCGACCGCCGCGCGATCCGCTGCGTTGCATCCGGCAAGCACCAGCGCCAGCGACGCCGTCATCAAAAATCCACGCATTTCGGTCTCCAAAATCTCTTGTCGCGACTAGCCAGCATCGCCCGTCCCGCGTAGAGGGCGCGCCATGTCGCACCGCATCGCCATCGCATCGGATCATGCCGCCTACGCCATGAAGTCCGAACTCGCCGATTGGTTGCGTGAAATCGGTCATGATGTGATCGATCTCGGCACCAATGGACCCGAAAGCGTCGATTATCCCGACTATGGCTATCGCGTCGGCAAGGCCATTGCCGATCGCACCGCCGATTTCGGCGTCGCCATCTGCGGATCGGGGATCGGCATCTCGATCGCGGTAAACCGCGTGCCCCAGGCCCGCTGCGCGCTGGTTTCCGAGCCGCTCTCGGCGCGCCTCGCGCGCAACCATAACGATGCGAACGTCATCGCGCTGGGCGCGCGGCTGATCGGGATCGAGATGGCCAAGGCGTGCATCGTGACCTTCCTCAATTCCACCTTCGACGGCGGCCGCCATCAGGGCCGCGTCGACAAGCTGACCAACCCCGAAAGGAACCCGGCATGAGCACCAACCCGCAAACGGCTGGCCTTCGGGGCGAAGGCTTTTTCACCCGGTCTCTGGCCGATGCCGATCCGGCAGTCTTCGCGGGCGTCGCCCATGAGCTGGAGCGCGAGCAGCACCAGATCGAGCTGATCGCGTCGGAGAATATCGTCTCCAAGGCAGTGCTCGAAGCGCAGGGCTCGGTGTTCACCAACAAGTACGCCGAAGGCTATCCGGGCAAGCGCTACTATCAGGGCTGCCACCCGTCGGACGAAGTCGAGCAGCTGGCGATCGATCGCGCGAAGCAGCTGTTCGGCTGCGACTTTGCCAACGTCCAGCCGCATTCGGGCGCGCAGGCGAATGGCGCGGTGATGCTGGCGCTGACCAAGCCCGGCGACACGATCATGGGCCTCAGCCTCGATTCGGGCGGCCACCTGACCCACGGCGCCAAGGCGGCGATGTCGGGCAAATGGTTCAACGCGATCCAATATGGCGTCGATCCGGTGTCGCACCTGATCGATTTCGATCAGGTCGCCAGCCTGGCGCGCGAGCATAAGCCCAAGCTGATCATCGCCGGCGGTTCGGCCTATCCGCGCATCATCGATTTCGCGAAGTTCCGCGCGATCGCGGACGAAGTCGGCGCGATCTTCATGGTCGATATGGCGCACTTCGCGGGCCTCGTCGCAGGCGGCGTGCATCCGACGCCGTTCGGCCACGCCCATGTCGTGACCACCACCACCCACAAGACTCTGCGCGGCCCGCGCGGCGGCGCCGTGTTCACCAACGACGAAGCGATCGCGAAGAAGATCAACTCGGCGGTGTTCCCGGGGCTTCAGGGCGGCCCGCTGATGCACGTCATTGCCGCCAAGGCGGTCGCGTTCGGCGAAGCGCTGCAGCCCGACTTCAAGTCGTACGCCGCGGCGATCGTCGAAAATGCCAAGGTGCTGGCGGCGACGCTGAAGGAGCGCGGCGCGGAAGTCGTCTCGGGCGGCACCGACACGCATCTTGCGCTGATCGACCTCACTCCGCTGGGCGTGACCGGCAAGGACGCCGACGAAGCGCTGGAGCGCGCGGCGATCACCTGCAACAAGAACGGCATCCCCAACGATCCGCTGCCCCCGGTCAAGACCAGCGGCATCCGCGTCGGCTCGCCGGCCGGAACCACCCGCGGCTTCGGCCCCGCCGAGTTCCGCGAGATCGGCAACATGGTCGCCGACGTGCTCGACGGTCTCAAGAAAAATGGTGAACAGGGCGACGCGCAGATCGAAGCCAATGTCCGCGAGCGCGTTCGTGCGCTATGTGAGCGCTTCCCGATCTATCCGGAGGCATAAATGTCCAGCACCGACGACGCCATCGCAGCAGCCCGTGCATCCATCGCCCGCTCGCGCGCACCCGCGCCGGCAAAGGGATCGATGAGCGATACGCTGGTTGCCGGGGCGGCGATCGGTGCGGTGGTCTCCCTTCCCCTGACCGGCGTCGGTCTTGTCGCTGGCGCGATCGTCGGCGCGGGCGTCGCGGCACTCTCGAAAGATTGATTTTTGCGCTGTCCTTTCTGCGGCAATGAAGACTCCCAGGTAAAGGACAGCCGTCCGACCGAGGATGGCGCAGCCATCCGGCGGCGGCGTCAGTGCGAGGCTTGCGCGGCGCGTTTCACCACGTTCGAGCGCATCCAGCTGCGCGAACTGACCGTGCTCAAGAGCGAAGACAAGCGCGAGCCGTTCGAGCGCGACAAGCTGGTCCGCTCGGTCTCGATCGCGGTGCGCAAGCGGCCGATCACCGCGGCACAGGTCGAGAAGCTGGTTTCGGGCATCCAGCGCCAGCTCGAGACGCTGGGCGACAGCGAAATCCCCTCCCAGCATATCGGGCAACTGGTGATGGAAGGGCTCAAGGGCCTCGATCCCGTCGCCTATATCCGCTTCGCCAGCGTCTATAAGGACTTCACCGAGGCAAAGGACTTCGAGGAGTTCGCCGGCAACGTCACCGAGGCGGGCAAGGAATGACCGGGGCCGTGCAGGCGCCGGTGATCGTCCTCGTCCGTCCGCAGCTTGGCGAGAATATCGGCAAGGCGGCGCGGGCGATGCTCAATTTCGGGCTGACCGACCTGCGGCTGGTAAGCCCGCGCGACGGCTGGCCCAATCCCAATGCCGGCCCCGCCGCCAGCGGTGCGGACGTGGTCCTGGAGCGCGCGCAAGTCTTCGAAAGCGTGGCCGAAGCGACCGCCGATTGCGGCCATGTCTATGCCACCACGGTGCGCAAGCGCGGCGTGACCAAGCCGGTGGTGACGCCCGAGGAAGCCGCGCGCGACATCCATGCCGCGCCGCATCGCTCGGCGCTGCTGTTCGGTCCCGAGCGTTCGGGGCTGGAGACCGACGATGTCGCGCTGGCCCGCACCATCCTGACCGTGCCGATCAACCCGGAATTCGGGTCGCTCAATCTCGCCCAGGCGGTGATCCTCGTCGCATACGAATGGTCGAAGGGTGTCGGTGCCGCCGGCGGTCTCGTCCAGCCGACCGAAGAGGAACTCCATCCGCCCGCGCCGCAGGAAGAGCTGGAAGGGATGATCGGCCAGCTCGACGCGATGCTGTCGAAGAGCGGTTATTTCTGGCCGCCCGAGCGCGTGCCGACCAACAAGCGCACGCTGCGCACCCTGCTGACCAAGCCCGGCTGGACAAGCCAGGAGCTGCGCACCGTGCGCGGCGTATTGTCCGCGCTGGACGGAAAGAAACGTCCCAAGGACTGACGTCCCGCGCCAGGCCGCCTTCAGGTGTCTTGCGAATGCAACTCAGCCGCCATACACCGCCGGGCAGTTTCCCCCGTGGAGTCGTTTATGTTCGTGTTCGCCGTTGTCATGTCGCTTGCCGCAATCGCGCAGGATGCGCCTGTCCAGACCCAGGCGGTGAACCCGCCCGAAGAACGCAAGATCTGCAAGCGCACCCAGGATACCGGGTCACGCATGGGCAGCAAGCGCATCTGCAAGACCGCAGCCGAATGGCGCGCGATGGAAGGCGCGTCGAACGGCAATCCGCGCAACGGCGATCCGGGTCAGAACTGATCCGCGCGCCGGTCGAACGCTTCCAGTTCATAGGCGATCGACGCTTCGACCAGCTGGTCCCATAGCGCACCGATCGCCGCTTCCGGCAGGGCCGCGGCACGCGCCGCGGCCTTTGCATTGGCGATGACCTGCGCCTTGCGCCCCTCGTCGCGCACATGGCCGCGCTCGGGCTTTATCCGCGCGGCCGCGTCCATATAGCCGAACCGCCGCTGCAGCAGCGCGATCAGCGCGCGG harbors:
- a CDS encoding DUF1579 family protein — encoded protein: MKYLLPALALSIALPGAALAQGADTAAIAAQQAAMTKLAPMRGVWRGTAVSQQAGAPEHRITQTERIGTFLDGTLTVIEGKGYEADGKVSFHAFGVISYDPATQKYWLTSNAQGRSGKFPVWPSDTGFVWEIPAGPAVIRYTATITPTTWVEVGDYVAPNAPPRRFFRMELTRLGDTNWPEAAGVPRE
- a CDS encoding LytTR family DNA-binding domain-containing protein, which translates into the protein MAASAAMPPARSSPLRADRALWNKSGFAKRALAFVKRAPGFPALWIGSAAAWGIMTVTGGFGTIKMPLGQRTLFWLLLMGWSAIKWQLWFLATVRKPRDWLAAGLGGAVLLSLPLPLEIEWCARAVGIDAEGPNLWGTWGRALAIGGVIAFAITLMMAATGKLFPRRIAAPDNGLLARARVTAETLASIEAEDHYCRVRRTDGSNALIHYRFGDALAEVGELDGAQVHRGAWVAASAVTGAERDGRRWLLVLSDGTKVAVSATYLGDARARGWLRAPLA
- a CDS encoding circumsporozoite protein, with translation MRKSILVLALPLGLLAACSNAENTAAELGNTADSVGDTLGNAADDAITTIDNATDDVGNRMDKVGNAIENAVE
- the rpiB gene encoding ribose 5-phosphate isomerase B; its protein translation is MSHRIAIASDHAAYAMKSELADWLREIGHDVIDLGTNGPESVDYPDYGYRVGKAIADRTADFGVAICGSGIGISIAVNRVPQARCALVSEPLSARLARNHNDANVIALGARLIGIEMAKACIVTFLNSTFDGGRHQGRVDKLTNPERNPA
- the glyA gene encoding serine hydroxymethyltransferase, whose translation is MSTNPQTAGLRGEGFFTRSLADADPAVFAGVAHELEREQHQIELIASENIVSKAVLEAQGSVFTNKYAEGYPGKRYYQGCHPSDEVEQLAIDRAKQLFGCDFANVQPHSGAQANGAVMLALTKPGDTIMGLSLDSGGHLTHGAKAAMSGKWFNAIQYGVDPVSHLIDFDQVASLAREHKPKLIIAGGSAYPRIIDFAKFRAIADEVGAIFMVDMAHFAGLVAGGVHPTPFGHAHVVTTTTHKTLRGPRGGAVFTNDEAIAKKINSAVFPGLQGGPLMHVIAAKAVAFGEALQPDFKSYAAAIVENAKVLAATLKERGAEVVSGGTDTHLALIDLTPLGVTGKDADEALERAAITCNKNGIPNDPLPPVKTSGIRVGSPAGTTRGFGPAEFREIGNMVADVLDGLKKNGEQGDAQIEANVRERVRALCERFPIYPEA
- the nrdR gene encoding transcriptional regulator NrdR, producing the protein MRCPFCGNEDSQVKDSRPTEDGAAIRRRRQCEACAARFTTFERIQLRELTVLKSEDKREPFERDKLVRSVSIAVRKRPITAAQVEKLVSGIQRQLETLGDSEIPSQHIGQLVMEGLKGLDPVAYIRFASVYKDFTEAKDFEEFAGNVTEAGKE
- a CDS encoding RNA methyltransferase encodes the protein MTGAVQAPVIVLVRPQLGENIGKAARAMLNFGLTDLRLVSPRDGWPNPNAGPAASGADVVLERAQVFESVAEATADCGHVYATTVRKRGVTKPVVTPEEAARDIHAAPHRSALLFGPERSGLETDDVALARTILTVPINPEFGSLNLAQAVILVAYEWSKGVGAAGGLVQPTEEELHPPAPQEELEGMIGQLDAMLSKSGYFWPPERVPTNKRTLRTLLTKPGWTSQELRTVRGVLSALDGKKRPKD
- a CDS encoding chorismate mutase, producing the protein MNDTIDPVACQTMTEVRAGVDAVDRALIALLQRRFGYMDAAARIKPERGHVRDEGRKAQVIANAKAAARAAALPEAAIGALWDQLVEASIAYELEAFDRRADQF